In a single window of the Aminomonas paucivorans DSM 12260 genome:
- a CDS encoding TlpA family protein disulfide reductase, with the protein MTPSGSPKVLSRAMLARWKVPSIPGYRDAKDALYEAFAVEGVPFSVLTDRKGKVVRTFLGLMSKEELTRELDKVLR; encoded by the coding sequence GTGACCCCCTCGGGATCTCCCAAGGTCCTCTCCCGCGCCATGCTGGCCCGGTGGAAGGTCCCCTCCATCCCGGGCTACCGGGACGCCAAGGACGCTCTCTACGAGGCCTTCGCCGTGGAGGGGGTCCCCTTCAGCGTCCTGACGGACCGGAAGGGCAAGGTGGTCCGCACCTTCCTGGGGCTCATGTCCAAGGAGGAACTGACCCGGGAGCTGGACAAGGTCCTCCGCTGA
- the nudC gene encoding NAD(+) diphosphatase, whose translation MEGTEKALPLVFRGDEVLLRREGAGTERLPREEDLTPLRGLLHPHPQEDRDGWREMDPGAPLPEGWRGADLRSLWAVLGEEAFFRAGRAFHLRHWSRTVRFCGRCGTPLADHPAERARVCPACGELHYPLVSPAILVSVVREGRLLLARGHHFPPGRYSVLAGFVEPGESLEETVHREVREEVGLEVTGVRYVASQPWPFPHSLMVGFEATWTGGEIRLQEEEIADAGWYAPEDLPEIPPSVSLSRRLIDRFLARHGTAPR comes from the coding sequence TTGGAAGGAACGGAAAAAGCTCTTCCTCTGGTCTTTCGGGGCGACGAAGTGCTGCTGCGGCGGGAGGGAGCCGGGACGGAACGGCTGCCCCGGGAGGAGGACCTGACGCCCCTTCGGGGGCTCCTGCACCCCCACCCCCAGGAGGACCGGGACGGGTGGCGGGAGATGGACCCCGGTGCCCCCCTTCCGGAGGGGTGGAGGGGCGCGGACCTGCGCTCCCTCTGGGCGGTGCTGGGGGAGGAGGCGTTCTTCCGGGCGGGACGGGCCTTCCACCTGCGCCACTGGAGCCGCACCGTCCGGTTCTGCGGCCGCTGCGGCACCCCCCTGGCGGACCATCCCGCGGAGCGGGCCCGGGTCTGCCCCGCCTGCGGGGAGCTGCACTACCCCCTGGTGAGTCCGGCCATCCTGGTCTCGGTGGTGCGGGAGGGTCGGCTCCTCCTGGCCCGGGGACACCACTTTCCCCCGGGGCGGTACAGCGTCCTGGCGGGGTTCGTGGAGCCCGGGGAGAGCCTGGAGGAGACGGTGCACCGGGAGGTGCGGGAGGAGGTGGGCCTGGAGGTGACGGGGGTGCGCTACGTGGCCAGCCAGCCCTGGCCCTTCCCCCACTCCCTCATGGTGGGCTTCGAGGCCACCTGGACGGGAGGGGAGATCCGCCTCCAGGAGGAGGAGATCGCCGACGCGGGCTGGTACGCCCCGGAGGATCTGCCCGAGATCCCCCCCTCCGTGAGCCTCTCCCGGAGGCTCATCGATCGGTTCCTCGCCCGGCACGGGACGGCCCCTCGGTAG
- the speE gene encoding polyamine aminopropyltransferase, translated as METYPKRTNDLWLTEAQTENLHLSLRATDVLRHVRTPYQDLLVIRTLEYGNVMVLDGAIQVTERDEFCYHEMMAHVALCAHPDPKRVLIVGGGDGGSLREVLRHPGVEEAFLVDIDEEVIRASRDFFPTLSCAMDDPRARVLPMDALKFIEEHRDEFDLVIVDSTDPVEFAAGLFEAPFYGNVARSLRDRGFVVCQTESPFSDTGVVREALAALRQVFPVVRLCTGFMPTYPTGFWTYGVGTKGPDPSRPLRPAPEGTRYYSSEVHAAAFALPPFLKEWVGA; from the coding sequence GTGGAGACCTACCCGAAGCGGACCAACGACCTGTGGCTCACGGAAGCCCAGACGGAAAACCTGCACCTGAGCCTGCGCGCCACCGACGTGCTGCGTCACGTCCGGACCCCCTACCAGGACCTGTTGGTGATCCGCACCCTGGAGTACGGCAACGTGATGGTCCTGGACGGGGCCATCCAGGTGACGGAGCGGGACGAGTTCTGCTACCACGAGATGATGGCCCACGTGGCCCTCTGCGCCCACCCGGACCCGAAGCGGGTCCTCATCGTGGGGGGGGGCGACGGGGGGTCCCTGCGGGAGGTGCTGCGCCACCCGGGGGTGGAGGAGGCCTTTCTGGTGGACATCGACGAGGAGGTCATCCGGGCCTCCCGGGACTTTTTCCCGACCCTGAGCTGCGCCATGGACGACCCTCGTGCCCGGGTGCTCCCCATGGACGCCCTGAAGTTCATCGAGGAGCACCGGGACGAGTTCGACCTGGTGATCGTGGACAGCACCGACCCGGTGGAGTTCGCCGCGGGGCTCTTCGAGGCCCCCTTCTACGGCAACGTGGCCCGATCTCTCCGGGACCGGGGCTTCGTGGTCTGCCAGACCGAATCCCCCTTCTCGGACACGGGGGTGGTGCGGGAGGCCCTGGCGGCGCTGCGCCAGGTCTTCCCGGTGGTGCGCCTCTGCACGGGCTTCATGCCCACCTACCCCACGGGCTTCTGGACCTACGGGGTGGGCACCAAGGGGCCGGATCCCTCCCGCCCCCTGCGCCCCGCCCCGGAGGGTACCCGCTACTACTCTTCGGAGGTGCACGCCGCCGCCTTCGCCCTGCCCCCCTTCCTGAAGGAGTGGGTGGGGGCCTAG
- a CDS encoding cobyric acid synthase, producing the protein MARGFVLAAPASGAGKTTLASALILALRRRGQTVQPFKVGPDYIDPSFLSLAAGRPCGNLDGFLTPRLLPWIVEEESRGADLIALEGVMGLYDGLGPEGLYSTAWVARELALPVVLAVDASASATSVAALVHGFASLPGAPEVAGVLANRVSGPRHGDLVREALAQFSCPPLLGWVPPLEETLPSRHLGLVQAFERAATGEVLERVASVLEDSVDLEALVRLCREPRGAAVPPVFPEPVRTPDGSPLVLAVARDEAFSFLYRESLACLEALGATLAPFSPLRDEALPEGTRGVYLPGGYPEEHLDELAANEPLLAALRTAHASGASFYGECGGMMFLARTLTDRVGRTAPLAGLLDLEISFRRRLFRFGYVTCTAREDTLLFPAGASFPAHEFHYSHAQGEEPRAFDVLRASGGEGWREGYARPGLLAGYGHVNLLACPEAVARWLRASATAPGVHPLPSPRPRRRGRALMVCGTTSDAGKSFLVTGLCRLFARRGLKVAPFKAQNMALNATSVPGGGEIGTAQAVQAEACGIPPEVRHNPVLLKPLGDSRSQVILLGRPWKEAPAREYHRDLSGHAFRVAREALEGLLSENDLVVMEGAGSPAEMNLYPHDIVNLRAARAARAPVILAGDIERGGVLASLCGTLEVLPQEDRGLVAALVVNRFRGDPTLFDEGVRFLEERTRRPVLGVLPYDPSLRLPAEDSLNRKDLGEGPLRVAVVALPHLANFTDFDALGEEGCRVVFAERPSDLAGADLVVLPGTKTTFADLRWLRERGFGEAIEAAADRGIPVWGICGGYQMLGRILRDPEGIEEAGEVPGLGLLPVETVFGEPKVADLAEGRMEAGAGWFGALRGGGVSGYEIHAGRTAPLGDLPEGAGFPLWTLKRGGWEIPDGAWAREGRVFGGYLHGAADHPFFRRGLLNFLRASKGLPPLEGFAPTGAELRLARYDRLADFLEAHLDMKRLEGLMEEGGR; encoded by the coding sequence ATGGCCCGGGGCTTCGTCCTGGCAGCCCCCGCCAGCGGGGCGGGGAAGACCACCCTGGCTTCGGCGCTGATCCTGGCGCTGCGCCGCCGGGGGCAGACGGTTCAGCCCTTCAAGGTGGGGCCGGACTACATCGATCCCTCCTTCCTCTCCCTGGCGGCGGGACGCCCCTGCGGCAACCTGGACGGTTTCCTCACCCCCCGGCTGCTCCCCTGGATCGTGGAGGAGGAGTCCCGGGGGGCGGACCTGATCGCCCTGGAGGGGGTCATGGGGCTTTACGACGGTCTGGGGCCCGAGGGGCTCTACTCCACCGCCTGGGTGGCCCGGGAGCTTGCCCTGCCGGTGGTGTTGGCCGTGGACGCCTCCGCCTCCGCCACCAGCGTGGCCGCCCTGGTGCACGGCTTTGCCTCCCTCCCCGGGGCTCCGGAGGTGGCGGGGGTGCTGGCCAACCGGGTCTCGGGACCCCGGCATGGGGACCTGGTGCGGGAGGCCCTGGCCCAGTTTTCCTGTCCCCCCCTGCTGGGGTGGGTCCCCCCCCTGGAGGAGACCCTTCCCTCCCGGCACCTGGGGTTGGTGCAGGCCTTCGAGCGCGCCGCCACGGGGGAGGTTCTGGAGCGGGTTGCCTCGGTCCTGGAGGACTCCGTGGACCTGGAGGCCCTGGTGCGCCTCTGCCGGGAGCCCCGGGGGGCGGCGGTCCCCCCTGTTTTCCCGGAGCCGGTGCGGACCCCCGACGGTTCCCCCCTGGTGCTGGCGGTGGCCCGGGACGAGGCCTTCTCCTTCCTCTACCGGGAGTCCCTGGCCTGCCTGGAGGCCCTGGGGGCCACCCTGGCCCCCTTCAGCCCCCTGCGGGACGAGGCCCTGCCCGAGGGGACCCGGGGGGTCTACCTCCCCGGGGGCTACCCGGAGGAGCACCTGGACGAGCTGGCGGCCAACGAGCCCCTTCTGGCGGCTTTGCGGACCGCCCATGCCTCGGGAGCCTCCTTCTACGGGGAGTGCGGGGGGATGATGTTCCTGGCCCGCACCCTGACGGACCGGGTGGGACGCACCGCCCCCTTGGCGGGGCTGCTGGACCTGGAGATCTCCTTCCGAAGGCGCCTCTTTCGGTTCGGCTACGTGACCTGCACCGCCCGGGAGGACACCCTGCTGTTTCCCGCCGGGGCCTCCTTCCCCGCCCACGAGTTCCACTACTCCCACGCGCAGGGGGAGGAGCCCCGGGCCTTCGACGTGCTCCGGGCCTCCGGGGGAGAGGGGTGGCGGGAGGGATACGCCCGTCCGGGCCTCCTGGCGGGGTACGGGCACGTGAACCTCCTGGCCTGTCCCGAGGCGGTGGCCCGGTGGCTTCGCGCCTCCGCCACCGCCCCCGGGGTGCATCCCCTTCCTTCCCCCCGACCCCGGAGGCGGGGCCGGGCCCTCATGGTCTGCGGCACCACCAGCGACGCGGGGAAGAGCTTCCTGGTCACGGGGCTCTGCCGCCTCTTCGCCCGGCGGGGCCTCAAGGTGGCTCCCTTCAAGGCCCAGAACATGGCCCTCAATGCCACCTCCGTCCCCGGGGGCGGGGAGATCGGCACCGCCCAGGCGGTGCAGGCGGAGGCCTGCGGCATCCCCCCGGAGGTGCGGCACAACCCGGTGCTCCTCAAGCCCCTGGGGGACTCCCGGAGCCAGGTGATCCTCCTGGGACGCCCCTGGAAGGAGGCCCCGGCCCGGGAATACCACCGGGACCTGAGCGGACACGCCTTCCGGGTGGCCCGGGAGGCCCTGGAGGGGCTGCTTTCGGAGAACGACCTGGTGGTGATGGAGGGGGCGGGAAGCCCCGCGGAGATGAACCTCTACCCCCACGACATCGTGAACCTCCGGGCCGCCCGGGCGGCCCGTGCCCCGGTGATCCTGGCGGGGGACATCGAGCGGGGAGGGGTGCTGGCCTCCCTGTGCGGCACCCTGGAGGTGCTGCCCCAGGAGGACCGGGGGCTCGTGGCCGCCCTGGTGGTGAACCGTTTCCGGGGGGATCCGACCCTCTTCGACGAGGGGGTGCGGTTTCTGGAGGAGCGCACCCGGCGGCCCGTCCTGGGGGTGCTCCCCTACGACCCCTCCCTGCGCCTGCCCGCAGAGGACAGCCTGAACCGGAAGGATCTGGGGGAGGGTCCCCTGAGGGTGGCGGTCGTGGCGCTTCCCCACCTGGCCAATTTCACGGACTTCGACGCCCTGGGGGAGGAAGGGTGCCGGGTGGTCTTCGCGGAGCGTCCCTCGGACCTGGCGGGGGCGGACCTGGTCGTCCTGCCGGGCACCAAGACCACCTTCGCGGATCTGCGCTGGCTGCGGGAGCGGGGCTTCGGCGAGGCCATCGAAGCCGCGGCGGACCGGGGAATCCCCGTGTGGGGCATCTGCGGGGGGTACCAGATGCTGGGGCGGATCCTCCGGGATCCCGAGGGGATCGAAGAGGCCGGGGAGGTGCCCGGCCTGGGCCTTCTGCCCGTGGAGACGGTCTTCGGGGAGCCCAAGGTGGCAGATCTCGCAGAGGGCCGGATGGAGGCGGGAGCGGGCTGGTTTGGGGCGCTGCGGGGCGGAGGGGTCTCGGGCTACGAGATCCACGCGGGGCGCACCGCGCCGTTGGGTGACCTGCCGGAGGGGGCGGGCTTTCCCCTGTGGACCCTGAAAAGGGGGGGCTGGGAGATCCCCGACGGAGCCTGGGCCCGGGAGGGCCGGGTCTTCGGGGGCTACCTCCACGGAGCGGCGGACCATCCCTTCTTCCGGCGAGGGCTGCTGAACTTCCTTCGCGCCTCCAAGGGGCTGCCCCCCCTGGAAGGCTTCGCCCCCACGGGGGCGGAGCTGCGCCTCGCCCGGTACGATCGCCTGGCGGACTTCCTGGAGGCTCATCTGGACATGAAGAGGCTGGAAGGCCTGATGGAGGAGGGAGGACGATGA
- a CDS encoding translation initiation factor: MKRPRKERVPLEDPGTFGLSLGEILRGPGSEAPPPAPSAPPVREESPPAPGASRSGFGKVTLQRQSKGRGGHPVTVAVLEPPPGNLEELAKRLRKALGCGARVEEGRLVLQGDLVDRAKAWFEAAGATRVVVSGR; this comes from the coding sequence ATGAAGCGACCCCGAAAGGAACGGGTCCCCCTGGAGGATCCGGGGACCTTCGGTCTCTCCCTGGGGGAGATCCTGCGCGGTCCCGGGTCGGAGGCGCCTCCTCCCGCTCCGTCCGCCCCCCCGGTTCGGGAGGAATCCCCCCCCGCACCGGGGGCGTCTCGGTCGGGGTTCGGCAAGGTGACCCTCCAGCGTCAGAGCAAGGGGCGAGGGGGGCACCCCGTCACCGTGGCGGTTTTGGAACCCCCCCCGGGAAACCTGGAGGAGCTGGCGAAGCGGCTGCGCAAGGCCCTGGGGTGCGGGGCTCGGGTGGAGGAGGGGCGGCTGGTGCTGCAGGGGGATCTGGTGGACCGGGCGAAGGCCTGGTTCGAGGCCGCCGGGGCGACCCGGGTGGTGGTGTCGGGGAGGTAG
- the dapF gene encoding diaminopimelate epimerase codes for MAGLHFWKVHGNGNDFVILDDRTGEVSRGRDLPSLTVRACARKTGLGADGVLLIQEGQEGDLFRMRLFNADGSEGEMCGNGARCFARMLHRLGLAGTEPVFLTGLGPVTARVEGERVRLEMGEIDLEEAWFDEPLEDRDLPPGTRWSFLHVGVPHAVLWADSWQDVSEGTLRWIGKKYRHHPRCPQGANVNFAAPEEGALRVRTYERGVEDFTDSCGTGSCACGVVAVLRGGPSPVEVRTPGGIQQVGCRIRGDKAVLSLAGAAVFVAEGVWETEGA; via the coding sequence GTGGCGGGACTGCATTTCTGGAAGGTCCACGGCAACGGCAACGACTTCGTGATCCTGGACGACCGCACCGGGGAAGTCTCCCGGGGACGGGACCTCCCCTCCCTGACGGTGCGGGCCTGTGCCCGCAAGACCGGCCTGGGGGCGGACGGGGTCCTGCTGATCCAGGAGGGACAGGAGGGGGACCTCTTCCGCATGAGGCTCTTCAACGCCGACGGCTCGGAGGGGGAGATGTGCGGCAACGGGGCGCGGTGTTTCGCCCGGATGCTCCACCGCCTGGGCCTGGCGGGGACGGAGCCGGTCTTCCTCACGGGTCTGGGGCCCGTGACCGCCCGGGTGGAGGGGGAGCGGGTGCGCCTGGAGATGGGGGAGATCGACCTGGAGGAGGCTTGGTTCGACGAGCCCCTGGAAGACCGGGACCTTCCTCCGGGAACGCGGTGGTCCTTCCTCCATGTGGGGGTGCCCCACGCGGTGCTGTGGGCGGACTCCTGGCAGGACGTCTCGGAGGGGACCCTGCGGTGGATCGGCAAGAAGTACCGCCACCACCCCCGTTGCCCCCAGGGGGCCAACGTGAACTTCGCCGCCCCGGAGGAGGGGGCCCTGCGGGTGCGCACCTACGAGCGGGGGGTGGAGGACTTCACCGACTCCTGCGGCACCGGGTCCTGCGCCTGCGGGGTGGTGGCGGTGCTCCGGGGAGGCCCCTCCCCGGTGGAGGTGCGCACCCCCGGAGGGATCCAACAGGTGGGGTGCCGCATCCGGGGAGACAAGGCCGTCCTCTCCCTGGCCGGGGCGGCGGTGTTCGTGGCGGAGGGGGTCTGGGAGACCGAGGGAGCCTAG
- a CDS encoding potassium channel family protein: MLFLVLLCGIVGMKLLLGLSWVDAMFYTITTLATVGFEAPPNLTPEGKLFMVALILTGFGVMGFAVGQLTHYFLVDRVLVALGRRRDRVLDKLSGHWVLCGLGRVGTQVGIHFTEDRVPFVAVEVDETACQAALDRGWNVVHGSATDEETLRMTRVEKAQGLVATLDNDADNVYVVLCARAQKKDLRIVARANDPHAATVLYRAGADKVINPVLTGATAIAAVATKPKMTEFLHALADTTRKLDLEFDSLRLAADSPLAGKTLAEADLRRTLDVLVLAIARDDQSRYNPPGDYRLQGGDELFILCKQDHMGELRRLISGPA, translated from the coding sequence GTGCTCTTCCTGGTGCTGCTCTGCGGCATCGTGGGGATGAAGCTTCTGCTGGGGCTGTCCTGGGTGGACGCGATGTTCTACACCATCACCACTCTGGCCACGGTGGGCTTCGAGGCTCCCCCGAACCTGACCCCCGAGGGCAAGCTCTTCATGGTGGCCCTGATCCTGACGGGCTTCGGGGTCATGGGGTTCGCGGTGGGACAACTGACCCACTATTTTCTGGTGGACCGGGTGCTGGTGGCCCTGGGACGGAGGAGGGATCGGGTGTTGGACAAGCTCTCGGGACACTGGGTGCTGTGCGGGCTGGGGCGTGTGGGGACCCAGGTGGGGATCCATTTCACCGAGGACCGGGTCCCCTTCGTGGCGGTGGAGGTGGACGAAACGGCCTGCCAGGCCGCCCTGGATCGGGGATGGAACGTGGTCCACGGCAGCGCCACGGACGAAGAGACCCTGAGGATGACCCGCGTCGAGAAGGCCCAGGGGCTGGTGGCCACCCTGGACAACGACGCGGACAACGTGTACGTGGTGCTCTGCGCCCGGGCCCAGAAGAAGGACCTGCGCATCGTGGCCCGGGCCAACGACCCCCACGCGGCCACGGTGCTCTACCGGGCGGGGGCGGACAAGGTGATCAACCCGGTGCTCACGGGAGCCACCGCCATCGCCGCCGTGGCCACCAAGCCCAAGATGACGGAGTTCCTCCACGCCCTTGCGGACACCACCCGCAAGCTGGACCTGGAGTTCGATTCCCTGCGCCTGGCGGCGGACAGCCCCCTGGCGGGGAAGACCCTGGCGGAGGCGGACCTGCGTCGCACCCTGGACGTGCTGGTGCTGGCCATCGCCCGGGACGACCAATCCCGCTACAACCCCCCGGGAGACTATCGCCTCCAGGGAGGAGACGAGCTCTTCATCCTCTGCAAACAGGACCACATGGGAGAGCTGCGGCGCCTGATCTCCGGCCCCGCCTAG
- the xth gene encoding exodeoxyribonuclease III encodes MSIFKVASFNVNSVKTRLPILERWLGEDPVDVLCLQETKVQDPDFPVSAFRDLGYHVAFRGMKSYNGVAVASREEPDEVAFGFGDGEEPDDGPRVARVRFGDLTVLNTYVPQGKALEHPDFLYKLRFFERVLALLERHCREADPVLWTGDLNVAPTDRDVTHPENKRDHVCFHRDVQRAFRDVLSWGLEDVYRKHRPGDGEFSFWDYRVRDSLARNIGWRIDHLLASPPLAERSVDAYAVRELRAQERPSDHTAVVGVFRR; translated from the coding sequence GTGTCCATTTTCAAAGTCGCAAGCTTCAACGTCAACTCCGTGAAAACCCGGCTGCCCATCCTGGAGCGCTGGCTGGGGGAGGACCCGGTGGACGTGCTGTGCCTTCAGGAGACTAAGGTGCAGGACCCGGACTTTCCGGTCTCCGCCTTCCGGGACCTGGGGTACCACGTGGCCTTCCGGGGCATGAAGAGCTACAACGGCGTGGCAGTGGCGAGCCGGGAGGAGCCCGACGAGGTTGCCTTCGGCTTCGGGGACGGGGAGGAGCCCGATGACGGGCCCCGGGTGGCCCGGGTCCGCTTCGGGGACCTGACGGTCCTCAACACCTACGTCCCCCAGGGGAAGGCCCTGGAGCATCCGGATTTCCTCTACAAACTGCGGTTCTTCGAGCGGGTTCTGGCCCTCCTGGAGAGGCACTGCCGGGAGGCGGACCCGGTGCTCTGGACGGGGGACCTCAACGTGGCGCCCACGGACCGGGACGTGACCCACCCGGAGAACAAGCGGGACCACGTGTGCTTCCACCGGGACGTGCAGCGGGCCTTCCGGGACGTCCTGTCCTGGGGGCTGGAGGACGTGTACCGCAAGCATCGCCCCGGGGACGGGGAGTTCTCCTTCTGGGACTACCGGGTTCGGGACTCCCTGGCCCGAAACATCGGCTGGCGCATCGACCACCTCCTGGCCAGCCCGCCCCTGGCGGAGCGTTCCGTGGACGCCTACGCGGTGCGGGAGCTTCGGGCCCAGGAGCGCCCCTCGGACCACACCGCCGTGGTGGGGGTGTTCCGCCGATGA
- a CDS encoding GHMP family kinase ATP-binding protein, with protein sequence MNRVACSLPGTVGEWVQGWILPEGEALVSLVVQWRGQVRLRSGPDGAAKLPPKAYRALRLARERFSLGGVRVEVDNPLRPALGLGTSTMDVGGILAGAAVLAGQPLIPEDLFRLCCEIEPSDGTMFPRLALVDHLKGTLVETLPDPPDLHLAVLLPFRTLDTEAYRKDRAVMNAVRSRSARHVKAYRILKDGLLAGDARKVAAAATLSAILQQAVMPREEWPLLLGACRECRGLGIAVAHSGTASAVLFPDASGAECAARWFRSRWDLGEIACVPVSGGGVEVQEEPDPA encoded by the coding sequence ATGAACCGGGTCGCCTGTTCCCTCCCCGGGACCGTGGGAGAATGGGTCCAGGGCTGGATCCTCCCCGAGGGGGAGGCCCTGGTGAGCCTGGTGGTGCAGTGGCGGGGGCAGGTGCGCCTCCGGTCCGGCCCGGACGGGGCCGCCAAGCTGCCCCCCAAGGCCTACCGGGCCCTGCGCCTGGCCCGGGAGCGCTTCTCCCTGGGAGGGGTTCGGGTGGAGGTGGACAACCCCCTGCGTCCCGCCCTGGGCCTGGGGACCTCCACCATGGACGTGGGGGGGATCCTGGCCGGGGCCGCCGTCCTGGCGGGACAGCCCCTGATCCCGGAGGACCTCTTCCGTCTCTGCTGCGAGATCGAACCCTCCGACGGCACCATGTTTCCCCGCCTCGCCCTGGTGGACCACCTCAAGGGGACCCTGGTGGAGACCCTCCCGGACCCCCCGGATCTGCACCTGGCGGTGCTGCTGCCCTTCCGCACCCTGGACACGGAGGCCTACCGAAAGGACCGGGCGGTGATGAACGCCGTCCGGTCCCGATCGGCCCGGCACGTCAAGGCCTACCGCATCCTCAAGGACGGGCTCCTGGCGGGGGACGCCCGCAAGGTGGCCGCCGCCGCCACCCTCTCCGCCATCCTCCAGCAGGCGGTGATGCCCCGGGAGGAATGGCCCCTGCTTTTGGGGGCCTGCCGGGAGTGCCGGGGCCTGGGGATCGCGGTGGCCCACTCCGGCACCGCCAGCGCCGTGCTCTTCCCCGACGCCTCGGGGGCGGAATGTGCCGCCCGCTGGTTCAGGTCCCGCTGGGACCTGGGAGAGATCGCCTGCGTGCCCGTTTCCGGTGGAGGCGTGGAGGTCCAAGAGGAACCGGATCCCGCCTAA
- a CDS encoding zinc ribbon domain-containing protein, with translation MSRTCPRCQGTVEDSAVFCPSCGSPLGTVPPPPPGEIPAPPVSTPREEAPPVERGVFKRVSLLVMVLLSVVTLGIYSGVWLYLRREAFNRLSPTIRLEEPLVWGVLGLSVLNAAFSFSDAACRFGESSFLSSLLSLGSFVLMVVVAFRLRAMLRDYARRRDPSSLAAEQVARSGLWTFLFSFLYIQHHLNRLIDAGLVDTPPN, from the coding sequence ATGAGCCGAACCTGTCCGCGCTGCCAGGGGACGGTGGAGGATTCCGCCGTCTTCTGTCCCTCCTGCGGTTCCCCCCTGGGAACCGTCCCCCCTCCCCCTCCGGGGGAGATCCCCGCTCCACCCGTCTCCACCCCCCGGGAGGAGGCGCCTCCGGTGGAGCGGGGGGTCTTCAAGCGGGTCTCCCTGCTGGTCATGGTCCTGCTCTCCGTCGTCACCCTGGGGATCTACTCCGGGGTCTGGCTCTACCTGCGCCGGGAGGCCTTCAACCGCCTCTCCCCCACGATCCGGCTGGAAGAGCCCCTCGTCTGGGGGGTCCTGGGGCTGAGCGTCCTCAACGCCGCCTTCTCCTTTTCCGATGCGGCCTGCCGTTTCGGGGAGTCCAGCTTCCTGAGTTCCCTGCTCTCCCTGGGCAGCTTCGTCCTCATGGTGGTGGTGGCCTTCCGCCTGCGGGCCATGCTGCGGGACTACGCCCGGCGTCGGGACCCCAGCAGCCTGGCGGCGGAGCAGGTGGCCCGTTCGGGCCTGTGGACCTTCCTCTTCAGCTTCCTCTACATCCAGCACCACCTGAACCGCCTCATCGACGCGGGGTTGGTGGACACCCCCCCGAACTGA
- a CDS encoding lysozyme inhibitor LprI family protein: MRPRIAFGALILLGLLLGTAWGAPKVHPIDGAYQKDLARDSSTAGTVEASNRAAAKWDRELNRVYKALMAQMGPEARQKLQASQRRWLAYRDAERTAVGAMAGDLYEQNEGGTLWGMVAAVRSMEILRARALELTEYLDLYTGP, translated from the coding sequence ATGAGACCACGCATCGCCTTCGGGGCCCTGATCCTCCTGGGTCTGCTGCTGGGCACCGCCTGGGGGGCTCCCAAGGTGCACCCCATCGACGGGGCCTACCAGAAGGATCTGGCCCGGGACAGCTCCACCGCGGGCACCGTGGAGGCGTCGAACCGGGCCGCCGCCAAGTGGGACCGGGAACTGAACCGGGTGTACAAGGCCCTGATGGCACAGATGGGCCCGGAGGCGCGACAGAAGCTCCAGGCCTCCCAGCGCCGGTGGCTGGCCTATCGGGACGCGGAGCGGACGGCGGTGGGGGCCATGGCGGGAGACCTGTACGAACAGAACGAGGGCGGCACCCTCTGGGGCATGGTCGCCGCCGTTCGGTCCATGGAGATCCTCCGGGCCCGAGCCCTGGAGCTGACGGAGTACCTGGACCTGTACACGGGACCGTGA
- a CDS encoding type II toxin-antitoxin system TacA family antitoxin translates to MTATRARLEARIDPDVHSLIKQAAALRGSTVTDFVVTAARVAAQQTVEDATLLRLSREDQRRFAEALMAPPQAAPALRRARDHRKRLLTEG, encoded by the coding sequence ATGACGGCGACGAGGGCACGCCTGGAAGCTCGCATCGACCCGGATGTCCATAGCCTCATCAAGCAGGCTGCGGCCCTCCGAGGAAGCACCGTGACGGACTTCGTGGTGACCGCCGCAAGGGTGGCGGCCCAGCAGACCGTCGAGGATGCCACCCTTCTGCGCCTCTCCCGGGAGGATCAGCGCCGCTTCGCCGAAGCCCTGATGGCCCCTCCCCAGGCTGCGCCGGCACTGAGAAGGGCTCGGGATCACCGAAAGCGGCTCCTGACGGAAGGGTGA
- a CDS encoding PH domain-containing protein, which translates to MTVRTIRPAWRSYWKLWLLSWLVIPLFVLLWRRFSLRLVVTDDAVSLEEGILNTASTEVLLRNIRTVEIRRSLVDRLLGVGTLLVGASATEGYEIVAPGIPDPEGVRGLLR; encoded by the coding sequence ATGACCGTCCGAACCATCCGCCCCGCCTGGCGAAGCTACTGGAAGCTCTGGCTCCTGTCCTGGCTGGTGATCCCCCTGTTCGTCCTCCTGTGGAGGCGCTTTTCCCTCCGCCTGGTGGTGACGGACGACGCGGTATCCCTGGAGGAGGGGATCCTGAACACGGCCTCCACGGAGGTGCTGCTGCGCAACATCCGCACCGTGGAGATCCGCCGCTCCCTGGTGGACCGCCTCCTGGGGGTGGGCACCCTCCTCGTGGGAGCCTCCGCCACGGAGGGGTACGAGATCGTCGCCCCGGGCATCCCCGACCCGGAGGGGGTCCGGGGGCTGCTGCGGTAG